Within Triticum dicoccoides isolate Atlit2015 ecotype Zavitan chromosome 1B, WEW_v2.0, whole genome shotgun sequence, the genomic segment AAAAAAGCGCTAGTCCGACAAGCCGGAGCCGTTGCGATCGACGTGGCCGTATATATCCACCCGATGCCATTACGTGCAAGCCAGCTTcgctccatccatccatccaccgcccgtccgtccgtccatcgtcACCTGCGTCGCATGCATGGCTAGCTCACCGGCGCTCCCTACGCACGCGACGCACCGCCAACAACCCGAGGCTCTCGGCCGCTACGCACCCAGCCAGCCAGCACGCCCCCGTCGTCACGTGCTTTACGTCCAGACGCACATTTGTACTCGCGCGAGCGGCTTTTGGCTGGAAAGCGTGCATGCGTTTCTGACTTTTTGGCAAGGGCGGGCGGCAGACATGTCCAGGTGTCCGGGGAGGCCAGGAAGCGTGTCCATGGCGACGCGCAACGCATTTTGTTGGGGTCGAAACGTGCGGGGAAAACGGAAGCCTTTTTGCATGGATAGACAGCAGTGACGCCGCGCGTATGTGCGTGCGTGAGGACGAAACGCGCTGCGTGGCGTTGGGCTGGCGATGTTTATCTTCGTGCTGATGAATTAATGCCGTGTGTTTattgttttccattttttttgttgCTTTTGCTGCTAGTATTTATCGGTGAGGGTGAAAACTGAAAAGATATGTCCTGCTCGCGTTCACAGGATACCGGCATTGTTTGAGATTACGTTTTTGCCCTCCTCCCCGCACCGGCCAGGAAAAGGAATTGCAATTTTTTTTGGCATAACCCAAATCTATTGAAGCCAATGCAAACATTTTCGGGGCGCAAATTTGGAAACACCAAATAAATTTGGAGGTTCTTTTGTCTAAAATTTAATTGTTTCTTCGATAACATTGAAAGAAAACGAACTATGTATGAATTTGAGTTGGGCACATCATCGACGACACCCTTCGGCATTTTAAAAAATAAATGCAAGACATGCGAGACATTTGTATTCTCAGGTTTATCTGATCCGCTCGTTGAGGTATGAATTAAGAAAATGCATTCATGCGCGGCGTACGACTGCGGCAATGTGGTTGGACCGAAAAAAGGTCGATGCCGCGGTAGTAAATTGTTGCCCAGTCCGACCCCTTTCCACCCCACCTGCCTTCTCTTTTTATACCAGTCTCCTTCGCAACCTCCCAccgccaacccccccccccttcttctccaGACTTTCGTCCACCCCTCCTTCTCGCGCCCATCCTTCCAGTCCACCTCACCGTCGCGCAATGGAGATCCACCCCCTCATTCTTGTGACTGTCCTTCCGGTCCACCCCACCACCGAGATCCACCCCTCCTTCTCGCGCCCATCCTTGCAGTCCACCCCACCGTCNNNNNNNNNNNNNNNNNNNNNNNNNNNNNNNNNNNNNNNNNNNNNNNNNNNNNNNNNNNNNNNNNNNNNNNNNNNNNNNNNNNNNNNNNNNNNNNNNNNNNNNNNNNNNNNNNNNNNNNNNNNNNNNNNNNNNNNNNNNNNNNNNNNNNNNNNNNNNNNNNNNNNNNNNNNNNNNNNNNNNNNNNNNNNNNNNNNNNNNNNNNNNNNNNNNNNNNNNNNNNNNNNNNNNNNNNNNNNNNNNNNNNNNNNNNNNNNNNNNNNNNNNNNNNNNNNNNNNNNNNNNNNNNNNNNNNNNNNNNNNNNNNNNNNNNNNNNNNNNNNNNNNNNNNNNNNNNNNNNNNNNNNNNNNNNNNNNNNNNNNNNNNNNNNNNNNNNNNNNNNNNNNNNNNNNNNNNNNNNNNNNNNNNNNNNNNNNNNNNNNNNNNNNNNNNNNNNNNNNNNNNNNNNNNNNNNNNNNNNNNNTCCTTCCGGTCCACCCCACCGCCGCGCAATGGAGATCCACCCCTCCTTCTTGCGCCCATCCTTCCAGTCCCCCTCACCACCGCACAATGGAGATCCACCCCTCGTTCTTGCGTTCTTGTGACCATCCTTCCGATCCACCCCACCGCCGCGCAATGGAGATCCACCCCTCCTTCTTGCGCCCATCTTTCCAGTCCACCCTACCACCGCACAATGGAGATCCACCCTCTCCCTCTAGCCATCGAATCTTAGTGAAGACCACCGTCTGGTTCAACGAGCAGCGCCGACTTGTCATGTTCGCCTCGAGTTGAGAGCTGCTCCCCCCACTCACTCCAAAAATAACCGCCCGCGGCGACCGAATGCCCATGGGCGGATCTAGCCGGACACGGAAATTCTAGAGCACAGTGAGGTTTAGTTAGCCACGGGTGAGAAGAAATGATGTTACCTCGGGAACGATGCCCAAAAGTCCGGGCGGGTCGATTGAGGCAGCGAGGAAGAACGGCGGTTGGGAGGGGCGCGGCGGAGAGAAGCGGGGAACAATAGTGATAGCAAGAGGGTAGGAGTCGGCGGTCAAACGGAGCGGGTCGGGGCGGCAGCTGCGGAGGCCGGATTGTGGTGGGACGGGCGGGTCAGGGGGAGGACGACGAAAGGGTACGGGAGGAAGAAGCGGCGTAAGGGTAGGGAGCGACGCAGGGTGGGGTGGGGGGACCGCTCACATCCAGATCTCGGTGATGCCGCCGCCGTCGATCAACTCTCCCCCCTCCTTACCCCCACGGTATTACTAACTCTAAATATTTTTTTCTAAAATAAAACACCAGAAGCTTAGATCGGCGTAAGGAAAAAAGAAAACACATAGGGCTGTTTTGGTACTTCCATTTCCTCAGTTTTTGCCCCTATGGTAATTCGCTCGCCTATTTAATTAGCGAAATGCCGCCGTCCACCGAGGGTCAGTGGCCATAATACGAACGAACTGCCGCCccatggcttcctcctcctcttcctcccgtaCCCCTTCGCCCTCCCCCACCTGACCCGCCCCGACCCGCCCAGTCCGGCTGCCGGCCCGCCCCGCTCCGACCGCCGTCTCCTAccctcccgccgccgccctcgTTCCCCGCCTCCCNNNNNNNNNNNNNNNNNNNNNNNNNNNNNNNNNNNNNNNNNNNNNNNNNNNNNNNNNNNNNNNNNNNNNNNNNNNNNNNNNNNNNNNNNNNNNNNNNNNNNNNNNNNNNNNNNNNNNNNNNNNNNNNNNNNNNNNNNNNNNNNNNNNNNNNNNNNNNNNNNNNNNNNNNNNNNNNNNNNNNNNNNNNNNNNNNNNNNNNNNNNNNNNNNNNNNNNNNNNNNNNNNNNNNNNNNNNNNNNNNNNNNNNNNNNNNNNNNNNNNNNNNNNNNNNNNNNNNNNNNNNNNNNNNNNNNNNNNNNNNNNNNNNNNNNNNNNNNNNNNNNNNNNNNNNNNNNNNNNNNNNNNNNNNNNNNNNNNNNNNNNNNNNNNNNNNNNNNNNNNNNNNNNNNNNNNNNNNNNNNNNNNNNNNNNNNNNNNNNNNNNNNNNNNNNNNNNNNNNNNNNNNNNNNNNNNNNNNNNNNNNNNNNNNNNNNNNNNNNNNNNNNNNNNNNNNNNNNNNNNNNNNNNNNNNNNNNNNNNNNNNNNNNNNNNNNNNNNNNNNNNNNNNNNNNNNNNGAGCAGCAGCTCTCAGCTCGACGCGAACAGGGCAGTGGGCTGCCCGTTGAACTGGGCGGCGTTCTTGGCTGGAATTCGAGCCATGTTAACGGATTTCACGAGATTGGTTGCCTAGAGGTTTTCCATTCCATCCTTGGACCGTGTTTCTGCAACTGTGGTGTGGACAGTTTGTTTTCACAGCGTGCCGGCTTAGATTAGTTACTGATGAACTAACATGATGTATGAATGCAGATTATTCGGGTGGGGGATGTGCCTGGACGAGCGGGTGTAGTTAATTAGTTATTAATGCTGCTGTTTTTGGCTTTTTGCAGTGAGCTGTCGACACAGGGTACAACTGCTTAATCATACACATGAGTCTGATTTTCAGGTGGCCAAACACTCTTGTTTTTACTCTTCGTTTAAGTGACAGCAAACTGTTACAGTTTCCAATTTCCGTATGTTCTCTCCCTCATCTTGATTTTATTACTGCAGTTTTTAAGTCTGGAAGATTACCAAGACGCAAGGGTATTGCCTGAACAGAGCAATTGAGTGCTAAATCTGTCATCATGTTTAATTATTAGTTCCAAGTTTGTTCTTAATCAATAAATGATGTTATGGTTGATCCTTGTCTGTGCAGGAAATTTACACCTCGTTTCCATTTTTATGATGATCATTTATTCCTCTGCAAACTATTCCAAAATGCTATGAGACTAAAACATGTGAAACTCATATGTCCCGATTTTGTTCATTTAATGCTCTGTTGAAGTTTTTATGCTTTGTGTATGTTCTTATGCTGGCACTAGATCTGTGTCCGTTCATCCTCCACAATTAGTGTACAATCTTCTGTCGCCATTATGTTCATCAACATTGCTCATGCTAAGCCTTATCTACTGCTGAAGAATGCCTGTTCTTGCCAAATTGATATCTCTGTGAAGTTTTTGTCCTGTACCATGACCCCTTAAAGAAAACATGTTTTCCTCGCATTTTGCATGTCGACTTGCAGAGTTTGGACTGACTGCTGACCATATTTACTTAATCTGATTTGCAGGAAGAGTTAATGAAAAAGCATTGTTGATCCATAAGCAAGGGAATTGTGGTTGGCATCATGCCACATAGAAATATGTGTTGGACACATCAGGGTGATAATCTTGAATCAGAGGAAGGACAAGCTCAGCCTGAAAATTACAATAATGGTGGGACTGGGAGTAATTTATCCAATCAGGGCGTGCAAGTTGCTCTTGGAGCTCCAGGAAATACTACTAATGATGGAGTCCGTGATTCACGGAGTTATTACTATGAGAGCATTAATAATCAGCTCCAGCATGCTCAGAATTTATACCCATATGGAGGCGTTGATCCAAGTTTTGTCTACCCATCGACTATGTACAATCCCGGTATGTCAACACCATCTGTGAACAGATATGTTCCTCATGCAAGTTTTGGACAGGGCAATCCACCACCCTCACCTTCATATCATCAAGTTGCCACAGGAACTAGGGATGAGAGTAGCAGCAGTAGCAGTTTTGGTGATGCTACCAGAGAATCCATGAAAACGAGGAATGCTGTAATTGAGAGTGGCCATCATTTTGATCATGGATTTGCAAGCTCGAGTTCATCTGCTCATGTGCCTCAGAATCCTGCACGAGGGACATGGGGTGCTTCATTTGAATCACATGGTGCACCAAATGGCTCTTCTGCTGATGGACCAAACAGGTCAACACCAATGGCTATTCACCCAGCATTGGTGCGTCATGGTAACTATGTATTTCCAGCTGGTCACATGGGCCAGGGCAATACATGGACTACACACCCtgcaaatgttattgctgatggagTCCCACACTGGGCATACAACAATGCAGTCCTCAATCCTTCAGGTAAGTAAACCTTCGTGATTAATAAAAGTGAAATTATTTTGCTAAGTGATGATTCAAGGCACTTTTTTTATGGCTGTCAGTAGTTTTCATTGAATAATTAGTGGCTTATATTCTTGGTAGCTTTCATTAGTTAGATTAACTGTAACCTTTTATAAGTTATGGCCTGGCTATAGGATATAATTCTGTGAGTGAGATGTGGAGAGGTAACCGAGAATCTTGCTTTTCTAACAGGTCAGTTTGCTCATGGAACAATGGGCATGCCAAATGGTAGTCTTCAAGATTACCAAGCTGGCCCTTCTGCTAATTTTCATGGGCCTTTACCTCATTTCAACCAGATTCCTATGCATAGCATGCAAACTCCTGCTATGCTTAATCATATTCAGATGCAAGGGCCTCAGCGTCAAAGCAATGTAGTGCAAGGTGCAAATCCTTCTGGAGTGGTGCAAGGTGCAAATCCTTCTGGAGTGGTGCAAGGTGCAAACCCTGCTGGAATGGTGCAAGGTGCAAATCCTGCTGGAATGGTGCAAGGTGCAAATCAAGCTGGAATGGTGCAAGGTCCAAACCCTTCTGGAATGGTGCAAGGTGCAAATCGTTCTCGAAGGGCGTTCACCTGGGATCCATGTCTGCCTTTCTCCAGTTCTGGACATACTAATGGACCTCCAGTTCATGCATTTTTTACAGATCAAGTTTACAATGGGAGTCTAAGACTTCTTCAGGTGATTCACATTTCCATACATTCTTCTCATGGAATGACAGCATGCATGTAGCTCTAATTGCATAATTAATGCTGGAAAAAAAAATCTTCCTTGGATACTTTGTTTGCGTCTACCTGCTGTTTCTTGCGAAGCATAGAAGATGTATTACCCGTTTGCATGTATAATTTGGACTTGAATCCTTGATTCTGCAAGGATATGCATGCTTCatacttatgctggaaacacaatTTCATTTTCAAAGAGTAATTAATTGATGTATGAATTTAGTCATAAAGATCTCTGGGATATTTTTTTCAAGAAAACATTGCCAATTATTACCCTTGATTGCTGAAGTGCTGCACATTTATTTTACTTGAAATCTTCAAAATATGCCTGTCATCAAGTtttagaaaatcaaattacctaaaCATTTTTTGTGAGCCCTCTACCATATGTATTTTCCCCTGCAATCTGTGTTTCATGAATAGCATGCCCTAATTTTGGCCAAGACAAATGAAACCATTTTTCCATTGCTGTGATACGTGATTATCATGTTTCTGTTGTCTTGCTTGCCTACTGCCTCTATTAGTATCTACAGACATTAAAATTTGCCATCCGTACCTCACTAATACTGTATTTCTACATGACTGGGCTTACTTTTATGAGTGATTTCCTTTTGAATATGGCTATCTGATGTAATCAATCTGCCCATACAGCAAGCTGCTATGGCGACTATGTCAACATTTTATGATGCAATACATCTTATTGACGAACAATGGGATATGGGGCTAGATATAGACGGCATGACCTATGAGGTATGGAGCAGATGACCAACTCACAATAGTTTCTTGCAGACACTTTCACGGGTTTACATGTATGTAACTGATAAAACGTGGTCCTGCTCTCCTGCAGGAGCTTCTAGCATTGCAAGAACAGATTGGAGATGTCAATACCGGTTTGCCAGAAAGGTACATCTGTCAAAATCTGAGGGTACATTGGTATGTTGTTCCCAGGGCAGCTCGCGGGTCCGATCAGTCTGTGGAGAAGGATGCTTGCATTATATGCCAGGTATTATCCCTTGCACATTCTATCTCTTGTGTTCATAACACCACTAGGTCTTAATTTCTAAGTTTTGTACTGTACTAAAAATTAACCTGACAATATTTACATAGTAATAATATTGTAGCTCCTTATCCTTTTTAGAAGCAGCTCATTTACCTAGAACAGTCAATACACCCCTTTGTCAGGATCGACGGCTAGATTAACCAGATATGCAGTTTTTGCTGTCAATGCCCGTCTCTGGTTTCTAAAGCGCGTTTGTTCCGTGTCTTTGCAGGAGGAGTTTGAGGCGAGAGACCTTGTAGGAGCCCTCGACTGCGGTCACAAGTACCATGAGGTGTGCATCAGGCAGTGGCTGATGGTGAAGAACTTATGCCCCATCTGCAAGGCAACAGCTCTGCCAGCAGAGTGAAGCAGCGGGTGTCCGCCGCGCCAATAAATCATTTGCCGCAGCAGTGACTGAGATGATTCAGCTCAGTTTCTTGTACATAAGAGATGTTGGATGATTTGTGTTATTTACCTGTAATTTCCTGTTCGGTTTGTTGTGGACATAGCCTGCCCCAAAACTGTATAGCCAGAATGCATGGTTTCATTTCCTAGACTGCTCTTAGACCCCCCATGGTGCCTGAACTTCTCTCATCATGGCTTTCCTAGATTGTCTGCCCCTTTTATCTATTTGTACATTGTAATTAAACCTATATATTTCCCTTTGCCAAAAATCAGAGTTGAGAACTCAAATGGTTCTTTCTTCTGGATGTTCTATATGGTTTTCTTGGTTTTGCAGTTTCGGTTTGCACGGGTGTTTGGTTAGGCTTAACTTTGGCTTTTGGAGTTTGGTTTATATAACTCAAAAAAGCATCTATTTTTATGCTCTTGGCTTTGGCTTTTGACTGGATATACTGTTACATGATGGTATAAGCCAAAAGCAGAAAAATATACTATGTTTTTTTGGATTATAAACCAAAAATAGTCTAGCAATAGTTTTTGGCTTTTAACTGTAGTTTTCATGATGGGAGTCTGCAAAAATATTTGGTACAGTAACAGTTTTACCATGACAAATCCCCTGAACGAAATGGAACTGTGTAAACAAGCAGACTCAGGAATACACAGATCCAAGACGTAGAAAACATCCCAAGGAAAGGCCTGTAAGAAATTCGCGATAACCTCACTCACACTTTCAAATCCCTAAACTATACCAGCAAAGGCTGTAGTCCTGAACGAATCAAATGTATCAAACATGGCAAAATGAACACTGGGATATGGTTGATGGCGCATGAATACAAACGAGGACTATGACTGCAATAACATAGTGCCCTCCCCTACAGTATAAGATGCCAATGCCCACAATCTTGAGCTAAGAGGAACAACAGTTGGATTTCTTCACCGCGGAGACGTCGTCCTTGGAGCCGACGTTGATGGTCTTGCCCTTGGGGGGCGCGGCGGGGTCGTCGCCGATGTCGAGGGCCTTCTTGCTCACCACACGGTAGATCTGGGAGAGCACCTCGGTGAAGGCGTCCTCGACGTTCATCGCCTCGAGGGCGGACGTCTCCATGAAGAAGGTGTTCTCGCGCTCGGCAAAGGCCTTGGCGTCCTCGGACGGGACGACCCTGAGGTGGCGCAGGTCGGCCTTGTTCCCCACGAGCATGATCACGATGTTGGCGTCCGTGTGGTCCTTGAGCTCCCTCAGCCACCTCTCGACGTTCTCGAAGGTGACGTGCCTCGTGACGTCGTAGACCACCAGGGCGCCGACCGCCCCGCGGTAGTACGCGCTCGTGATCGCCCGGTACCTGCGGACGCAGCGCAAACCGACGATCAGTCGCCGGCGCGGGTAACAGCTGAACAGCAAATGGGCATGTATCATGTATGGTCGCTCTCATTGATGAACATGGGCAGTTAAATTAGTCGCTCTCAATTAAAAGGTTCCTGCGTCTAATCGACCTCTGATTACAAATTGTTCAGCACAGGAGTTGTAATTGATGGCTACAAGAGTTCCAAGCATGTTCAGCACAGGATTGCATGTACAGTCAGTCTATATCAGGGTCAGCTCCTGGCCCTACACAATCTTCAGCTGCAACAGCGCATTGCTAAAAATGTGATACCCTGAACCTGAAGCATGTCAGGCTGCTCAGCCATGGAAAGCTATGTATGGATCGAGGCAATGCCAAATCAAATCTCAACATTCAGTGAAGCATTTCAACCGAACGCAGCAGCGTGTGCTGCTGCTGGCCTGCAGCATCATCCAAGAATCGCCGACGACAAGGGGCCATGAGATCCACATGCCACACCAGCTGCTGTAACGAGGAATGGATCTGGGGGTTGGAATGGGGGTCGGGTTTACCTCTCCTGGCCGGCGGTGTCCCAGATCTGGGCCTTGACGACCTTGTCGTCGACGTGGATGCTGCGGGTGGCGAACTCGACGCCGATGGTGGACTTGGACTCGAGGCTGAACTCGTTGCGGGTGAAGCGGGTGAGCAGGTTGGACTTGCCCACCCCGGAGTCCCCGATCAGCACCACCTTGAACAGGTAGTCGTAGTCGTCCTCCGCCCTGTACGCCATCTCCCTTTCCTCCGGCCGCCTTCTTCCTCGTCGGCGGCGGGCTCTTccttgctgctgctactgcttctcGTTGGCTGCGGCTGGATAGATCGTATCACGGCCGGGGTGGTTGTGGCTTCCGCTCCGCTCCGTTAGTCGGCCGCACGCCGCGCCAGCCGCCAGCGACCTGACGCGACGTGCCTGGGCCCAAGGAATGAGAAATGCGGGCCCGGTCCAGCCCATACGGGATGGATGGGCCTGGGCTGCCCTCACTCGGTTCACTTCACACGGCAAGCCCAGGAGCCAGTCAcactcaaaaagaaaagaaaaaagagccggccacactccactccactccactgACGGCAGCGGCAGCATGAGCGGCGCGGCGCGGACGGCGCGGCGACCCCAGCTACGGCACCGGGACGACGGCGCTGCTCTCTCTGGTATCCGGCTCCCCCTcatcctcgcgcctcttccgcattcCTCTCCCGCTCGGAGCCAGGGGTTTTGGGGCCGGGATGACCTGGGGTGCGCCCGCCGTGCCTCTGGCCATGCGGCGCTTACGGCAGATCGACGCCTGCTCCGGCGATGGGGCGCCTCTGATCTCGGGCCTCCTCTCTTGATCGCGCGGGGTGTGCGTCTGGGGTTCCGTCCGTCCGTCGCGGCTCCCGCCGCGTTCGCGAGCCGTGCGCGCCAGGTGTTCGACGCATTGCCTCTGCGCAACCAAATGCTGCTGCCGTGCCGTGCAGTCATTCTTCTCGATGTGTTTGGTTGGACGGTTGGTGTTCGGTGAAAGGGCAGTGGTCGCTGATGATGTTGTTTCTTTCCGCTCGCAGGGCCGATGATGGCGGCGGAGAAGAAACCGCACTCGCAGCCGGCGCTGTCGTGGTCGTCCATCCCGCTCGACCTGGCCGGCCTGGTGCTCCGCCTGCTCCCCACGTACGCCGACCGCGCCCGCTTCGCCGCGGTGTGCCCACAGTGGCGTGCCGCCGcgaggcggcagcagcagcagctgcccCCGCCACTGCCACTGCTCGCGCTGCCGGACGGCACCTTCTACAGCCTACCGTATACCAAGCCCTTCCGCTTCCCTGGCTGCGGCTTTGCTGGGTATCAGAGTGCCTGTGGCAACTGGCTCGTCTTCCCCCGTGACGACGGCTGCTTTTTGGTTGACCCCTTCTCTAGGGAGACAGTGACGCTCCCTGCTCTCTCCAGCGTCCGGCTTCGGCCTCCAAATGCAGTCGCTAAATGGTCAGAGGACGGCACGGTGAAATATGCGGACCCTTACACTACATGGATGCACATCAATACATCTGAGAAGCTACACATAAGTAAGCTAATCCTGTGCTCACCAAATCTCGTTGCAGCACTAGTCGGCATCGGATACACCAGTCAGATTCTCATGTGCCTGCCAGGGGCCTTGTCGTGGTCAGTACGCGCCTACGATCGGTGCAAGCGCTTCGAAGACATGTCATTTTACCAGGGAAAGCTCTACGCCGTTGCCAATGACGAGAACCTTCTTGTGGTTAACATCAGCCAGGACCAAAGCACCGGCGATCCGCAGGTCTCTCGGATTGGACAAGTCATCGAGGGTGAGCCATGGTATCCAGTTGTGTTCGCTGACAACACTATACCCTGCAAGAAGCTCTACCTGGTTGAAGGGCATGGGGCGTTGCTGATGGTTCGGAGGGTGATTTGGTGCAAGGTACCTGGACCTGGAATGCGCGGCAAAGTTGTTGCCAGAGAGAGCAGCTTTGAGGTTTTTGAGGCTGACTTTGAGCATTCACGGTGGGTCAAGGTGTCGGCTTTGGGGGGTTTGATGTTTCTAGGGCGAAGGTGCTCCAGGGTTTTGTCCTTGTCTCAGTTTCGGATCCTCGATGATCACATCTTTTTCTTGGATGATGATGAGGAGAATCTTGTGGAGTATGGCTATGACAAGGAGAACACTTCTTTCGGCACCTATGACATAAGATCTGACAGAGTCCGTTCTGTTCATCGAGATATTTCCTGGAAGCGTGGCGATGAGATGCGTCTGgcagcatggctcttcccacgggaCTGAAGCGGAGGTGTTATACTGTTATCCCTATGCAGGCTGCTTCTGGGTTATCTGACCGTGCCATAGCTGTTGTTGTTCAGTGGGTTTTTTGCAAGCTGCTCACATGTTACCTATCTGACCGTGGTATGTATGGTAGTTGATGTGGTCTTCAGTGGAACCCATGCAAGCCATGAAGTGCATTAGTAGTAATTTATCTGAGCTAGGTTACTctgttaggcctcctttggtttggaggaattatGTAGGAATTCCATGtgataggatttctataggaaaaattctttcagagccctttggttcataggaatagagtcctattcctatggaggaattcttcctatcctccacattttataggaaaacaaacattagcctagactcaacggaaaaaatcctatgatgtaAACCAAAGAGCATCTCCTTTCCAATTCCTAgtcataggatttgagatgcatgtcatctcatttcctatgacttttctattcctatgatttccttaccctatgaaccaaaggaggcctagtgCCTGTGTATTAGTACTTGTCTGAACTAGTAATTGTGGTGGTTGACATGCAAGCTGTTAACTACGGCGGTTTTCAACTGGTACCGTGGTTGTTGCCTGTGCCTACGAAAAAACTCAAAATGCATAACTTCTTCTCTGTATCTTTGACATGGTGGCCTCTTATATCTGAACTAGGTTACTCTGTTAGTTACAGTCTTATACTGGTACTCTGAACTAATTTATGGTCGTTAATGTGAAGCTGTTAACTGCATTGGTCTTCAACTGGTAGCTCTGATTGTTGTTGTGCGTATGGAAGATGTTTAAAACGCATAACTGCTTATATGTATCATTGGTGTCCTGGTCTTTTTTCTATTCTGTGATGATTTGGCACGGTGGTGTGTGACTCCCTGTAGTGGTAGATTTGTTTTTAGCTGAAGTAGCTGTGATGATCCTTACGCAGTTGTGCTGTTAGTGTGGCTTGAACACATATTTCAGCAACTTTTTCATGTATCGAGCCTTTTTTTTCTGTGAAAGCAATCATTAGATGGTAGGATATGTTCGTAGATAATTTATTTTGTATGGAATATTTTTAATTGTTAAGAATACTGTAAAGCTGCAAGAACATTTTATGGTCCTTTTATCGTTTTTGAAACATATTTCAAAACAATTGTACAAGATATTTGTTGGAAAACTTATTATTATGTTAACTATTAATTTATCAACCACAGTCtataaattatttatttatttaacatTAATAACAGTCAATCAATGAAAACTTAATCTTGTCTTCCAACCCACAGCATGGCTAAAGAAGGGGTCTAACACACCCAACATCTAATAGGGGTTTCCTAATGAAGAGTTTTTTTTTTGGCAAAAGGATCGCATGATCCATTTGAAAACGACATTGAGTCATTTGCACGTGAGATTTAAACAAATTTGGCTGACTAAAGGAAAATCCT encodes:
- the LOC119349551 gene encoding probable E3 ubiquitin-protein ligase ZFP1 isoform X2, whose protein sequence is MPHRNMCWTHQGDNLESEEGQAQPENYNNGGTGSNLSNQGVQVALGAPGNTTNDGVRDSRSYYYESINNQLQHAQNLYPYGGVDPSFVYPSTMYNPVATGTRDESSSSSSFGDATRESMKTRNAVIESGHHFDHGFASSSSSAHVPQNPARGTWGASFESHGAPNGSSADGPNRSTPMAIHPALVRHGNYVFPAGHMGQGNTWTTHPANVIADGVPHWAYNNAVLNPSGQFAHGTMGMPNGSLQDYQAGPSANFHGPLPHFNQIPMHSMQTPAMLNHIQMQGPQRQSNVVQGANPSGVVQGANPSGVVQGANPAGMVQGANPAGMVQGANQAGMVQGPNPSGMVQGANRSRRAFTWDPCLPFSSSGHTNGPPVHAFFTDQVYNGSLRLLQQAAMATMSTFYDAIHLIDEQWDMGLDIDGMTYEELLALQEQIGDVNTGLPERYICQNLRVHWYVVPRAARGSDQSVEKDACIICQEEFEARDLVGALDCGHKYHEVCIRQWLMVKNLCPICKATALPAE
- the LOC119349551 gene encoding probable E3 ubiquitin-protein ligase ZFP1 isoform X3; protein product: MPHRNMCWTHQGDNLESEEGQAQPENYNNGGTGSNLSNQGVQVALGAPGNTTNDGVRDSRSYYYESINNQLQHAQNLYPYGGVDPSFVYPSTMYNPGTRDESSSSSSFGDATRESMKTRNAVIESGHHFDHGFASSSSSAHVPQNPARGTWGASFESHGAPNGSSADGPNRSTPMAIHPALVRHGNYVFPAGHMGQGNTWTTHPANVIADGVPHWAYNNAVLNPSGQFAHGTMGMPNGSLQDYQAGPSANFHGPLPHFNQIPMHSMQTPAMLNHIQMQGPQRQSNVVQGANPSGVVQGANPSGVVQGANPAGMVQGANPAGMVQGANQAGMVQGPNPSGMVQGANRSRRAFTWDPCLPFSSSGHTNGPPVHAFFTDQVYNGSLRLLQQAAMATMSTFYDAIHLIDEQWDMGLDIDGMTYEELLALQEQIGDVNTGLPERYICQNLRVHWYVVPRAARGSDQSVEKDACIICQEEFEARDLVGALDCGHKYHEVCIRQWLMVKNLCPICKATALPAE
- the LOC119349551 gene encoding probable E3 ubiquitin-protein ligase ZFP1 isoform X1 — translated: MPHRNMCWTHQGDNLESEEGQAQPENYNNGGTGSNLSNQGVQVALGAPGNTTNDGVRDSRSYYYESINNQLQHAQNLYPYGGVDPSFVYPSTMYNPGMSTPSVNRYVPHASFGQGNPPPSPSYHQVATGTRDESSSSSSFGDATRESMKTRNAVIESGHHFDHGFASSSSSAHVPQNPARGTWGASFESHGAPNGSSADGPNRSTPMAIHPALVRHGNYVFPAGHMGQGNTWTTHPANVIADGVPHWAYNNAVLNPSGQFAHGTMGMPNGSLQDYQAGPSANFHGPLPHFNQIPMHSMQTPAMLNHIQMQGPQRQSNVVQGANPSGVVQGANPSGVVQGANPAGMVQGANPAGMVQGANQAGMVQGPNPSGMVQGANRSRRAFTWDPCLPFSSSGHTNGPPVHAFFTDQVYNGSLRLLQQAAMATMSTFYDAIHLIDEQWDMGLDIDGMTYEELLALQEQIGDVNTGLPERYICQNLRVHWYVVPRAARGSDQSVEKDACIICQEEFEARDLVGALDCGHKYHEVCIRQWLMVKNLCPICKATALPAE
- the LOC119349551 gene encoding probable E3 ubiquitin-protein ligase ZFP1 isoform X4, producing MPHRNMCWTHQGDNLESEEGQAQPENYNNGGTGSNLSNQGVQVALGAPGNTTNDGVRDSRSYYYESINNQLQHAQNLYPYGGVDPSFVYPSTMYNPGMSTPSVNRYVPHASFGQGNPPPSPSYHQVATGTRDESSSSSSFGDATRESMKTRNAVIESGHHFDHGFASSSSSAHVPQNPARGTWGASFESHGAPNGSSADGPNRSTPMAIHPALVRHGNYVFPAGHMGQGNTWTTHPANVIADGVPHWAYNNAVLNPSGQFAHGTMGMPNGSLQDYQAGPSANFHGPLPHFNQIPMHSMQTPAMLNHIQMQGPQRQSNVVQGANPSGVVQGANPSGVVQGANPAGMVQGANPAGMVQGANQAGMVQGPNPSGMVQDQVYNGSLRLLQQAAMATMSTFYDAIHLIDEQWDMGLDIDGMTYEELLALQEQIGDVNTGLPERYICQNLRVHWYVVPRAARGSDQSVEKDACIICQEEFEARDLVGALDCGHKYHEVCIRQWLMVKNLCPICKATALPAE
- the LOC119349553 gene encoding ras-related protein RABA1f-like, whose amino-acid sequence is MAYRAEDDYDYLFKVVLIGDSGVGKSNLLTRFTRNEFSLESKSTIGVEFATRSIHVDDKVVKAQIWDTAGQERYRAITSAYYRGAVGALVVYDVTRHVTFENVERWLRELKDHTDANIVIMLVGNKADLRHLRVVPSEDAKAFAERENTFFMETSALEAMNVEDAFTEVLSQIYRVVSKKALDIGDDPAAPPKGKTINVGSKDDVSAVKKSNCCSS